The window AAGGTGGAGAATATCTTTATCACCCTCTACCGGACGGCGGAACATTCAAAGGTGATCAACGCCCTCATAGGAGCGGCTAAAAACGGTAAGAGCGTCACCGTCATCATGGAGTTCCTCGCGCGTTTCGACGAGGGACAGAACATCGAATACGCCGACATTCTCCAGCGCGCCGGCGTGCGCGTAATCGACGGCGTGGCGGGGCTGAAGGTACACTGCAAGCTGATCCTCGTCGAGCGCCGCGAACGTACCGGCCTCAAGGGTTATGCCTATATCGGCACCGGAAACTTCAACGAATCGACGGCGAAGATTTACTCCGACTTCGGCCTGCTCACCTGCCGCCGCGAGATCGTCTGTGAGACGCGCTCCGTCTTCGATTCCGTCACCGCGCACCAGCCGCTCGCCTGCCGGCATCTTCTCGTTGCGCCATATAACATGCGCGCGCGCTTCGAGGCGCTTGTGGAAGAGGAGATCAAACATGCCAAGAGAGGCAAGAAGGCCTATATCAAGGCGAAATTCAACAGCCTTACCGACCCCGAGATGATAAATCTGCTGTACAAGGCGAGCCGCGCCGGCGTTAAGATAAGCCTCATCGTGAGGGGCGCCTGCTGTCTCCAGCCGGGAGTCGAAGGGCTCAGTGAAAACATCCGGGTGATAAGCATCATCGACATCTACCTCGAACACGCGCGGATGGCCATCTTCTGCGGCGGCGGCGAGGAAAAAATATTCATCCTCAGCGCTGACTGGATGACGCGCAACCTTAACCGCCGCATCGAGGTCGGCACGCCGATTTATGATCCCGCCATCCGCAGGCAGCTGAAAAAGGTATTTGAAATGCAGTGGAACGATAACGTCAAGGCCCGGGATATGGCGGTATTCGGGGCCAATGAATACGTGGCCGGCGGCGAGGGAAAGCGGTGCCGTTCGCAGCTGGCGCTCCATGAATTCTACAAAAAGGCCGCTGAAAAGAGGAATGAAGAATAATGAGAGATATGAACACGATCGCGGCGCTGGATATCGGCAGCAACGCCGTCCGTTTTCTGATCTGCAGCATAGAGGAATCCAGCGACACGAAAAAATGCCGTAAAGTCGCCTTTCTCCGCGTGCCGGTGCGTCTCGGGGAGGACGTCTTCACCGAGGGCGAGATAAGCGCGCGCCGGAGAATGCTGCTCTGCGAGGCGATGCAGGGCTTTTCCCATCTGATGAAGACCTTCGGCGTGAGCGAATACCGCGCCTGCGCCACCAGCTCGATGCGCGAGGCAAAAAACGGCGCCGAAGTTCTCGACGAGATCAGGGAAAAGAGCGGCATCCAGGTCGAGGTAATATCGGGGCTGGAAGAGGCCGAGATAATATACGCGGCGGGCGTCTCTTCCGCCGGCAGTGAAAATTGGAAAGACTCCCTCCACGTCGACGTCGGCGGCGGCAGCACGGAGGTCGTTATCTACGCCGGCGGCCGCGTCGCCGAATCGCGCTCATTCCGGCTCGGGACGGTGCGCATCCTGAAAGACGCGGTCGAAAAGGGGGACAAAGAGCTCTTTAAAAAAGAGCTGAAAAAAATCGGGGAAAAATACCGCGGCCTGCGCATCATCGGCTCTGGCGGCAACATAAATAAGGCGCAGAAGCTGCTCAACAAACGGGTTGGCGAGCCGATAAGCGCCGTCGAGCTGAGGATGCTCTACGACACGCTGAAGAAGATGACCTTTGAAGAGAGGATCAACAACTTCAAGCTCAATCCCTACCGCGCCGACGTCATCATCCCCGCGCTGAAAATATTCCTCCTCGTCAGCAAACTTTGCTGCGCGCCGACGATCATCGTGCCGCAGGTAGGGCTGGTGGACGGGATCATCGCCATGCTCCACGCGAAAATGTCCTCATAGGACAGCCCGGACAGTGACCCAGAACAAGCGGCGTTGGCGTTTATCTGTAAGCGGCTTCGGCTGAATTTGGGAAAGCTGTCTGCGGAAGAAACAAAATGGCTGAAAAAGATGGCAGAAAAATCGGACTTGTTGAAAAATCCAAACCCACAGTGGGGATGGAAGTAAGCAAAGAAGAAAACTAAGGAGCAACCAAAATGACATTTGAGAAAATTGATAGGGACACATGGGTACGAAAAGAATATTTTGAACATTATTTCTCAAATATTCCCTGTACTTATAGCATGACTGTTAGGTTAGATATTACACAGATAGTGAAGCAACAGGTAAAATTATATCCAGCTATGCTTTACTATCTTACGACTGTTGTAAACCGTCATTCTGAGTTTAGAACTGCTTTCAATGAGAACAATGAATTGGGTATTTATAGTGAAATGATACCTTGCTATACAGTTTTTCATAAAGACACCGAAGCATTTTCTAATATCTGGACGAACTACACGCCGAATTTTGAAGAATTTTGTAATGCTTATGAGAATGATATATTACAGTACGTAAATGAAAAAGGAATGACAGCAAAGCCAAATGTTCCCAGCAATTACTTCAATGTTTCAATGATACCGTGGGCAACATTTGAGGGCTTTAACTTGAACTTGCAGAAAGGATATGATTATTTGAAGCCTATTTTTACAATAGGGAAATATTATCAAGAAACTGGACGAACTCTAATTCCTTTGGCAACTCAAGTTCATCATGCTGTATGTGATGGATTTCATGTTTGCCGTTTAATAGACGAATTGCAGGAATTGATAAATAATTAAATTGCATATATCGAAAAAATAGCAAAGCCAGCCGAACCAGTCAACGGTCAAGATGAACGG is drawn from Cloacibacillus porcorum and contains these coding sequences:
- a CDS encoding Ppx/GppA phosphatase family protein; its protein translation is MRDMNTIAALDIGSNAVRFLICSIEESSDTKKCRKVAFLRVPVRLGEDVFTEGEISARRRMLLCEAMQGFSHLMKTFGVSEYRACATSSMREAKNGAEVLDEIREKSGIQVEVISGLEEAEIIYAAGVSSAGSENWKDSLHVDVGGGSTEVVIYAGGRVAESRSFRLGTVRILKDAVEKGDKELFKKELKKIGEKYRGLRIIGSGGNINKAQKLLNKRVGEPISAVELRMLYDTLKKMTFEERINNFKLNPYRADVIIPALKIFLLVSKLCCAPTIIVPQVGLVDGIIAMLHAKMSS
- the catA gene encoding type A chloramphenicol O-acetyltransferase, translating into MTFEKIDRDTWVRKEYFEHYFSNIPCTYSMTVRLDITQIVKQQVKLYPAMLYYLTTVVNRHSEFRTAFNENNELGIYSEMIPCYTVFHKDTEAFSNIWTNYTPNFEEFCNAYENDILQYVNEKGMTAKPNVPSNYFNVSMIPWATFEGFNLNLQKGYDYLKPIFTIGKYYQETGRTLIPLATQVHHAVCDGFHVCRLIDELQELINN